Proteins encoded together in one Equus asinus isolate D_3611 breed Donkey chromosome 12, EquAss-T2T_v2, whole genome shotgun sequence window:
- the ZNF16 gene encoding zinc finger protein 16 isoform X2, with the protein MSENYTSDVSQAPELGELCDDVLERDWGVPDDETRVQSLCWKGDFTPVAVLPKGPLGESELDSDDFERNFSLSPNPVAYPGVPVEERLPPYDLCGQSFQHGVDLFSCEGLRTAESPFICNECGKTFSQNSVLRNHQRSHVREKPYECSVCGKAFSVHSNLVRHQVNHGGEKPYVCSECGKAFSQSSSLKKHQKSHVSEKPYECSECGKAFRRSSNLIQHQRIHSGEKPYVCSECGKAFRRSSNLIKHHRIHTGEKPFECNECGKAFSQSSHLRKHQRVHTGERPYECNECGKPFSRVSNLIKHHRVHTGEKPYKCSDCGKAFSQSSSLIQHRRIHTGEKPHVCSVCGKAFSYSSVLRKHQIIHTGEKPYECGVCGKAFSHSSALIQHQGVHTGDKPYECHECGKTFGRSSNLILHQRVHTGEKPYECTECGKTFSQSSTLIQHQRIHNGLKPHECNQCGKTFNRSSNLIHHQKVHTGEKPYMCVECGKGFSQSSHLIQHQIIHTGERPYKCNECGKSFSQRSVLIQHQRIHTGVKPYDCTACGKAFSQRSKLVKHQLIHTRE; encoded by the coding sequence ATGTCAGAAAACTATACCAGTGATGTTTCCCAGGCACCTGAGCTTGGAGAACTCTGTGACGATGTGTTAGAAAGAGACTGGGGAGTCCCTGATGACGAGACACGGGTGCAGTCCCTCTGCTGGAAGGGGGACTTCACACCAGTGGCCGTGCTTCCTAAGGGCCCTTTAGGAGAGAGTGAGCTGGACTCGGATGATTTTGAGAGAAACTTCAGTCTGAGCCCAAACCCAGTGGCATATCCGGGAGTCCCTGTGGAAGAGAGACTGCCTCCGTACGACCTGTGTGGCCAGAGCTTCCAACACGGCGTGGACCTGTTTAGCTGTGAGGGGCTTCGCACAGCTGAAAGCCCATTCATTTGCAATGAGTGTGGGAAAACCTTCAGCCAGAATTCAGTTCTTAGGAATCATCAGAGGTCTCATGTGCGTGAGAAGCCGTATGAATGCAGTgtatgtgggaaggccttcagtgTGCACTCAAACCTCGTGAGGCACCAGGTGAACCATGGTGGAGAGAAGCCTTATGtgtgcagtgaatgtggaaagGCTTTCAGCCAGAGCTCGAGCCTTAAAAAGCACCAGAAGTCCCACGTGAGTGAGAAGCCCTACGAGTGCAgcgaatgtgggaaggccttcaggcGGAGCTCAAACCTCATCCAGCATCAGAGAATCCACTCCGGGGAGAAGCCGTACgtgtgcagtgaatgtgggaaggccttcaggcGGAGCTCAAACCTCATTAAACACCACAGGATCCACACAGGCGAGAAGCCTTTTGAGTGCAATGagtgtgggaaagctttcagccAGAGCTCACACCTGCGGAAGCATCAGCGGGTCCACACTGGAGAGAGACCTTATGAGTGTAACGAGTGCGGCAAACCCTTCAGCCGGGTCTCCAATCTCATTAAGCACCACAGggtccacactggagagaaaccctataagtGCAGTGACTGCGGAAAGGCCTTCAGTCAGAGTTCGAGCCTCATTCAGCACcggagaattcacactggagaaaagcctcacgtgtgtagtgtgtgtgggaaagccttcagttaCAGCTCGGTGCTCAGAAAGCACCAGATAATCCACACAGGGGAGAAGCCATATGAGTGTGGCGTCTGCGGGAAGGCCTTCAGCCACAGCTCAGCCCTCATTCAGCATCAGGGCGTCCACACAGGCGACAAGCCCTACGAGTGTCACGAGTGCGGGAAGACGTTCGGTCGCAGCTCCAACCTTATCCTCCACCAGcgagttcacactggagagaaaccctatgaatgtactgaatgtgggaaaaccttcaGCCAGAGCTCAACTCTCATTCAGCATCAGAGAATCCATAATGGATTGAAGCCCCATGAGTGTAACCAGTGTGGTAAAACCTTCAATCGAAGCTCAAACCTCATCCACCACCAGAAAGTTCACACTGGGGAGAAGCCGTACATGTGTGTTGAATGTGGTAAGGGCTTCAGTCAGAGTTCACACCTTATTCAGCATCAGATAATCCACACTGGTGAGAGGCCCTATAAGTGCAATGAGTGTGGGAAGTCCTTCAGCCAGCGTTCAGTCCTTATCCAGCACCAGAGGATTCACACTGGGGTGAAGCCCTACGACTGCACTGcttgtgggaaagccttcagccaGCGGTCGAAGTTGGTCAAGCACCAGCTGATCCACACCAGGGAGTGA
- the ZNF16 gene encoding zinc finger protein 16 isoform X1, whose protein sequence is MPSLRARPEETEMEPSVPGPSPWTPTAQACVSDAPSVSHPGSAFRGPLCCGNTEPRTTSRHHQQPDWDTRTEGKEFLQKEEVSENLELQAGMSENYTSDVSQAPELGELCDDVLERDWGVPDDETRVQSLCWKGDFTPVAVLPKGPLGESELDSDDFERNFSLSPNPVAYPGVPVEERLPPYDLCGQSFQHGVDLFSCEGLRTAESPFICNECGKTFSQNSVLRNHQRSHVREKPYECSVCGKAFSVHSNLVRHQVNHGGEKPYVCSECGKAFSQSSSLKKHQKSHVSEKPYECSECGKAFRRSSNLIQHQRIHSGEKPYVCSECGKAFRRSSNLIKHHRIHTGEKPFECNECGKAFSQSSHLRKHQRVHTGERPYECNECGKPFSRVSNLIKHHRVHTGEKPYKCSDCGKAFSQSSSLIQHRRIHTGEKPHVCSVCGKAFSYSSVLRKHQIIHTGEKPYECGVCGKAFSHSSALIQHQGVHTGDKPYECHECGKTFGRSSNLILHQRVHTGEKPYECTECGKTFSQSSTLIQHQRIHNGLKPHECNQCGKTFNRSSNLIHHQKVHTGEKPYMCVECGKGFSQSSHLIQHQIIHTGERPYKCNECGKSFSQRSVLIQHQRIHTGVKPYDCTACGKAFSQRSKLVKHQLIHTRE, encoded by the exons ATGCCCAGCCTCAGAGCTCGCCCCGAAGAGACAGAAATGGAGCCCTCGGTTCCTGGACCATCCCCTTGGACCCCCACAGCCCAGGCCTGTGTGAGTGATGCTCCCAGTGTGAGCCACCCTGGATCTGCCTTCCGTGGTCCCCTCTGCTGTGGCAACACTGAGCCAAGAACCACCTCCCGTCACCATCAGCAGCCAG ATTGGGACACCAGGACTGAAGGCAAGGAATTTCTTCAGAAGGAGGAAGTTTCTGAGAATTTGGAACTACAGGCAGGAATGTCAGAAAACTATACCAGTGATGTTTCCCAGGCACCTGAGCTTGGAGAACTCTGTGACGATGTGTTAGAAAGAGACTGGGGAGTCCCTGATGACGAGACACGGGTGCAGTCCCTCTGCTGGAAGGGGGACTTCACACCAGTGGCCGTGCTTCCTAAGGGCCCTTTAGGAGAGAGTGAGCTGGACTCGGATGATTTTGAGAGAAACTTCAGTCTGAGCCCAAACCCAGTGGCATATCCGGGAGTCCCTGTGGAAGAGAGACTGCCTCCGTACGACCTGTGTGGCCAGAGCTTCCAACACGGCGTGGACCTGTTTAGCTGTGAGGGGCTTCGCACAGCTGAAAGCCCATTCATTTGCAATGAGTGTGGGAAAACCTTCAGCCAGAATTCAGTTCTTAGGAATCATCAGAGGTCTCATGTGCGTGAGAAGCCGTATGAATGCAGTgtatgtgggaaggccttcagtgTGCACTCAAACCTCGTGAGGCACCAGGTGAACCATGGTGGAGAGAAGCCTTATGtgtgcagtgaatgtggaaagGCTTTCAGCCAGAGCTCGAGCCTTAAAAAGCACCAGAAGTCCCACGTGAGTGAGAAGCCCTACGAGTGCAgcgaatgtgggaaggccttcaggcGGAGCTCAAACCTCATCCAGCATCAGAGAATCCACTCCGGGGAGAAGCCGTACgtgtgcagtgaatgtgggaaggccttcaggcGGAGCTCAAACCTCATTAAACACCACAGGATCCACACAGGCGAGAAGCCTTTTGAGTGCAATGagtgtgggaaagctttcagccAGAGCTCACACCTGCGGAAGCATCAGCGGGTCCACACTGGAGAGAGACCTTATGAGTGTAACGAGTGCGGCAAACCCTTCAGCCGGGTCTCCAATCTCATTAAGCACCACAGggtccacactggagagaaaccctataagtGCAGTGACTGCGGAAAGGCCTTCAGTCAGAGTTCGAGCCTCATTCAGCACcggagaattcacactggagaaaagcctcacgtgtgtagtgtgtgtgggaaagccttcagttaCAGCTCGGTGCTCAGAAAGCACCAGATAATCCACACAGGGGAGAAGCCATATGAGTGTGGCGTCTGCGGGAAGGCCTTCAGCCACAGCTCAGCCCTCATTCAGCATCAGGGCGTCCACACAGGCGACAAGCCCTACGAGTGTCACGAGTGCGGGAAGACGTTCGGTCGCAGCTCCAACCTTATCCTCCACCAGcgagttcacactggagagaaaccctatgaatgtactgaatgtgggaaaaccttcaGCCAGAGCTCAACTCTCATTCAGCATCAGAGAATCCATAATGGATTGAAGCCCCATGAGTGTAACCAGTGTGGTAAAACCTTCAATCGAAGCTCAAACCTCATCCACCACCAGAAAGTTCACACTGGGGAGAAGCCGTACATGTGTGTTGAATGTGGTAAGGGCTTCAGTCAGAGTTCACACCTTATTCAGCATCAGATAATCCACACTGGTGAGAGGCCCTATAAGTGCAATGAGTGTGGGAAGTCCTTCAGCCAGCGTTCAGTCCTTATCCAGCACCAGAGGATTCACACTGGGGTGAAGCCCTACGACTGCACTGcttgtgggaaagccttcagccaGCGGTCGAAGTTGGTCAAGCACCAGCTGATCCACACCAGGGAGTGA